A genomic region of Choristoneura fumiferana chromosome 17, NRCan_CFum_1, whole genome shotgun sequence contains the following coding sequences:
- the LOC141436744 gene encoding LOW QUALITY PROTEIN: splicing factor 3B subunit 4-like (The sequence of the model RefSeq protein was modified relative to this genomic sequence to represent the inferred CDS: inserted 2 bases in 2 codons) yields MAAGPIAERNQDATIYVGGLDDRVSESLLWELFVQSGPVVNVHMPKDRVTQTHQGYGFVEFMGEEDADYAIKVMNMIKLYGKPVRVNKASAHQKNLDVGANVFIGNLDPEVDEKLLYDTFSAFGVILQTPKVMRDPETGNSKAFAFINFASFEASDAAIEAMNNQYLCNRPISVSYAFKKDVKGERHGSAAERLLAAQNPLSHADRPHQLFADAPPTLMGPVMMAPPPPPAPSPMPPPGPPMSARPPPPLPMAAPPPPPSSMPPGPPXPPGPPPPPXPFHHFPPPPFGPPGFGPPPPPGARPPPPWRPPPPSFRPQFPPRGPPPFGHPPFPPHHPPEPNYNY; encoded by the exons ATGGCAGCAGGGCCGATTGCCGAAAGGAATCAAG ATGCGACAATATACGTGGGAGGACTCGACGACCGGGTATCGGAGAGCCTTTTGTGGGAGCTCTTTGTCCAGTCAGGACCCGTAG TCAATGTTCACATGCCAAAAGACCGTGTCACGCAAACACATCAGGGATATGGATTTGTTGAGTTTATGGGAGAAGAGGATGCAGACTATGCAATAAAG GTCATGAACATGATAAAACTCTATGGTAAACCTGTAAGAGTTAACAAGGCTTCAGCACATCAAAAGAACCTGGATGTTGGTGCCAATGTATTCATTGGAAACTTAGACCCTGAAGTTGATGAAAAACTACTGTATGACACATTCTCTGCATTTGGAGTTATTTTGCAAACACCTAAG GTTATGCGAGATCCAGAAACTGGCAACTCAAAAGCATTTGCATTCATCAATTTTGCTTCATTTGAGGCATCTGATGCAGCCATAGAAGCTATGAATAACCAGTACCTTTGTAATAGACCAATTTCAGTATCTTATGCGTTTAAGAAGGATGTCAAAGGAGAGAGGCATGGTTCTGCAGCTGAAAG ATTACTTGCCGCCCAGAACCCACTGTCACACGCCGACCGCCCGCATCAGCTGTTTGCAGACGCTCCGCCAACGCTGATGGGCCCCGTTATGATggcgccgccaccgccgcccgcgCCATCCCCGATGCCTCCTCCCGGCCCGCCCATGAGCGCCAGACCGCCGCCCCCACTACCAATGGCCGCCCCACCACCACCTCCAAGCTCAATGCCGCCAGGCCCAC CCCCGCCCGGCCCGCCACCTCCCC CCCCGTTCCACCACTTCCCCCCTCCCCCATTTGGCCCGCCAGGCTTTGGACCTCCGCCCCCGCCTGGTGCTCGACCCCCGCCCCCGTGGCGACCACCGCCACCCTCATTCCGACCACAGTTCCCCCCTCGCGGACCCCCGCCGTTTGGCCATCCGCCGTTTCCCCCGCACCACCCGCCTGAACCAAATTATAATTACTAA